A section of the Bradyrhizobium oligotrophicum S58 genome encodes:
- a CDS encoding tripartite tricarboxylate transporter permease, with translation MEELANLFHGFAVALQPFNIMVMILGIVLGVIIGVLPGLGGANGVAILLPLTFSMPPTSAIIMLSCIYWGALFGGAITSILFNIPGEPWSVATTFDGYPMAQQGKAGEALTAAFTSSFVGALFAVVMITLVAPLVASFALKFGPAEKFAVYFLAFCSFVGLSKEPPFKTIAAMMIGFALAAVGLDSITGQLRLTFGITELLNGFDFLIAVIGLFGIGEILLTMEEGLSFRGGNAQINLRVVLHTWKEMPAYWMTSLRSCLIGCWMGITPAGATPASFMSYGIAKRLSRRGKTFGKGEIEGVVAPETAAHAAGTAALLPMLSLGVPGSPTAAVLLGGLLIWGLQPGPMLFVEQKEFVWGLIASMYLGNLAGLLVVLTCVPIFAAILRIPFSIVAPLILVLCAIGAYSVHSSTFDVVLMLVFGVLGYLFKKCGYPLAPLVLAIVLGDKAEEAFRQSLLGSQGSLAVFFSNALVGTIMVLGLIALFWSALQEGYSRLRAATA, from the coding sequence ATGGAAGAACTCGCCAATCTGTTTCACGGCTTCGCGGTCGCGCTTCAGCCCTTCAACATCATGGTGATGATTCTCGGCATCGTGCTCGGGGTGATCATCGGCGTGCTGCCGGGACTGGGCGGCGCCAACGGCGTTGCGATCCTGCTGCCGCTGACCTTCAGCATGCCGCCGACCTCGGCCATCATCATGCTGTCCTGCATCTACTGGGGCGCGCTGTTCGGCGGCGCGATCACGTCGATTTTGTTCAACATCCCCGGCGAACCATGGTCGGTCGCGACGACGTTCGACGGCTATCCGATGGCGCAGCAGGGCAAGGCCGGCGAGGCGCTGACGGCGGCATTCACTTCGTCGTTCGTTGGCGCGCTGTTCGCGGTCGTGATGATCACGCTGGTCGCGCCACTGGTCGCGAGCTTCGCGCTCAAGTTCGGGCCGGCCGAGAAATTCGCCGTCTATTTTCTCGCATTCTGCAGTTTCGTCGGCCTGAGCAAGGAGCCGCCGTTCAAGACGATCGCGGCGATGATGATCGGTTTCGCGCTCGCCGCTGTCGGGCTCGATTCCATCACCGGCCAGCTCCGGCTCACCTTCGGCATCACCGAACTGCTCAACGGCTTCGACTTCCTGATCGCCGTCATCGGCCTGTTCGGCATCGGCGAGATCCTGCTCACCATGGAGGAAGGCCTGAGCTTCCGCGGCGGCAACGCGCAGATCAATCTGCGGGTCGTGCTTCACACCTGGAAGGAGATGCCGGCATACTGGATGACGTCGCTGCGCTCCTGCCTGATCGGCTGCTGGATGGGCATCACGCCGGCCGGCGCCACGCCGGCCTCGTTCATGAGCTACGGCATCGCCAAGCGTCTTTCCAGGCGCGGCAAGACCTTCGGCAAGGGCGAGATCGAGGGCGTCGTTGCGCCGGAAACGGCGGCCCATGCCGCAGGCACGGCGGCGCTGCTGCCGATGCTGTCGCTCGGCGTACCCGGCTCGCCCACAGCAGCGGTGCTGCTCGGCGGCCTCCTGATCTGGGGGCTGCAGCCCGGCCCGATGCTGTTCGTCGAGCAGAAGGAATTCGTCTGGGGGCTGATAGCCTCGATGTATCTCGGCAATCTCGCCGGGCTGCTGGTGGTCCTGACCTGCGTTCCGATCTTCGCGGCGATCCTGCGCATTCCCTTCAGCATCGTCGCACCACTCATCCTCGTGCTCTGTGCGATCGGCGCCTATTCCGTGCATAGCAGCACGTTCGACGTCGTGCTGATGCTGGTGTTCGGCGTGCTCGGCTATCTGTTCAAGAAATGCGGCTATCCCCTCGCCCCGCTGGTGCTCGCAATCGTGCTCGGCGACAAGGCCGAGGAGGCGTTCCGACAGTCGCTGCTGGGATCCCAGGGATCGCTCGCCGTGTTCTTTTCCAACGCGCTCGTCGGCACGATCATGGTGCTCGGACTGATCGCGCTGTTCTGGTCGGCGCTTCAGGAAGGTTATAGTCGGCTGCGGGCAGCGACTGCCTGA
- a CDS encoding tripartite tricarboxylate transporter TctB family protein, translating into MSSHGGSAGPSRKSVELGVTLGIALFGIIVIFGSVKAGINWGAEGPRAGFFPFYVGLLIVAASAMNVRNTLREDDGGVFAEWGQLRQVMSVVVPTAIYVGALPFTGIYVASMLFIAWFMRWLGKYGWLTVAAVAIGMPVVTYLIFERWFMVPLPKGPVEEWLGL; encoded by the coding sequence ATGAGCAGCCACGGTGGATCTGCCGGCCCGAGCCGCAAATCGGTCGAGCTCGGCGTCACGCTCGGCATCGCGCTGTTCGGGATCATCGTGATCTTCGGCAGCGTCAAGGCCGGAATCAATTGGGGCGCCGAAGGGCCGCGCGCCGGGTTCTTCCCCTTCTATGTCGGCCTCCTCATCGTCGCGGCGAGCGCGATGAACGTCCGCAACACGCTGCGCGAGGATGACGGCGGCGTCTTTGCCGAATGGGGCCAGTTGCGCCAGGTCATGAGCGTGGTGGTGCCGACGGCGATCTATGTCGGCGCCCTGCCTTTCACCGGCATCTACGTCGCCTCCATGCTCTTCATCGCCTGGTTCATGCGATGGCTTGGCAAATATGGCTGGCTCACGGTCGCAGCGGTCGCGATCGGAATGCCGGTCGTGACCTATCTGATCTTCGAGCGCTGGTTCATGGTCCCTCTGCCCAAGGGACCGGTCGAGGAATGGCTCGGACTATGA
- a CDS encoding Bug family tripartite tricarboxylate transporter substrate binding protein, with product MKRSVRVAVAAGIALAAGHIPALAAWEPVRPVEFIVPAGTGGGADQMARTIQGIVTKHNLMKQPLVVINKSGGAGGEGFLDVKASAGNPHKIIITLSNLFTTPLATGIPFNWKDLTPVAMLALDEFVLWVNAEKPYTTAKDYIDAVKQAGGTLKMGGTGSKQEDQIITVAMEKATGAKFTYIPYKGGGEVAVQLVGNHIDSTVNNPIEAVAQWRGGKVRPLCVFDDKSMGYDEQIMDGKAWKDIPTCKSQGLDIAYLMLRGIFMSPRATKDQIEYYVDLFKKVRETPEWQDFMKTGAFNTTFMTGADYAKWVETEEKRHELLMKEAGFLASN from the coding sequence ATGAAGCGTTCTGTGCGCGTGGCCGTCGCGGCCGGCATCGCCCTCGCGGCGGGGCACATCCCGGCTCTCGCGGCCTGGGAGCCTGTCCGGCCCGTCGAGTTCATCGTTCCCGCCGGAACAGGCGGCGGCGCCGACCAGATGGCCCGCACGATCCAGGGCATCGTGACCAAGCACAATCTGATGAAGCAGCCGCTGGTCGTGATCAACAAGTCCGGTGGGGCCGGCGGCGAAGGCTTCCTCGACGTCAAGGCATCGGCTGGCAATCCGCATAAGATCATCATCACTCTGTCGAACCTGTTCACGACCCCGCTGGCGACGGGGATTCCCTTCAACTGGAAGGATCTCACCCCGGTCGCGATGCTGGCGCTCGACGAGTTCGTGCTCTGGGTCAACGCCGAGAAGCCCTACACCACGGCGAAGGACTACATCGACGCCGTCAAGCAAGCCGGTGGCACCTTGAAGATGGGTGGCACCGGGTCGAAGCAGGAAGACCAGATCATCACGGTGGCGATGGAGAAGGCCACCGGCGCGAAGTTCACCTACATTCCCTACAAGGGCGGCGGCGAAGTCGCCGTCCAGCTGGTCGGCAACCACATCGATTCCACGGTCAACAATCCGATCGAGGCAGTCGCGCAATGGCGCGGCGGGAAGGTCCGGCCGCTCTGCGTGTTCGATGACAAGTCGATGGGCTATGACGAGCAGATCATGGACGGCAAGGCCTGGAAGGACATTCCGACCTGCAAGTCGCAAGGCCTCGACATCGCGTATCTGATGCTGCGCGGCATCTTCATGTCACCGCGGGCCACCAAGGACCAGATCGAATACTACGTCGATCTGTTCAAGAAGGTTCGGGAGACCCCGGAGTGGCAGGACTTCATGAAGACCGGCGCCTTCAACACCACCTTCATGACCGGTGCCGACTACGCCAAATGGGTCGAGACCGAGGAGAAGCGTCACGAGCTCCTGATGAAGGAGGCCGGCTTCCTTGCCTCGAATTGA
- a CDS encoding alpha/beta fold hydrolase, producing the protein MVRTTSISSAVLAKGITEKAVGSRAMMLLGAAMFTAMFTHVASGETSGDAVWHNKIPAALSESAVNIDRDPNLQHKYADNAGTKIHYVTMGSDKKPLMVFVHGFPDFWYSWRNQIQTFSAHYQVVALDLRGYDLSDRPEGIENYKIPVLLDDLRAVIDAERNGRKAILIGHDWGAALSWLFTGQNPALIERLVVLSVPHPGAIMKELLPWNHPVAQSRASAYATRFFARGGGDNLTAEDLAYWVVDPDVKRRYIEAFAKSSILSMMSYYKANYSFSQFALNLVDPTLKKIYDALIKCPVLHVHGLEETHALLSTLDLEKSWMETPENLTVKIVPGVGHFIQHEASDYLNQTISSWLKGSGD; encoded by the coding sequence ATGGTTCGAACGACTTCGATTTCGTCGGCTGTCCTGGCGAAAGGGATCACTGAGAAGGCCGTTGGATCCCGCGCGATGATGCTGTTAGGAGCCGCCATGTTTACTGCGATGTTCACCCACGTTGCGTCCGGGGAGACGTCGGGCGACGCCGTCTGGCACAATAAAATCCCGGCCGCCTTGAGCGAGTCTGCCGTCAATATCGATAGGGATCCGAACCTTCAGCACAAATATGCGGACAACGCCGGAACGAAAATCCACTACGTCACCATGGGATCCGACAAGAAGCCGCTCATGGTGTTCGTTCACGGATTTCCCGACTTCTGGTATTCCTGGCGAAATCAGATCCAGACATTTTCAGCACATTATCAGGTGGTCGCTCTCGATCTGCGCGGTTACGATTTGAGCGATCGGCCGGAAGGTATCGAGAACTACAAGATTCCGGTTCTCCTCGATGACCTCCGTGCGGTGATCGATGCAGAGAGGAACGGTCGCAAGGCCATCCTGATTGGGCACGATTGGGGCGCCGCTTTGTCGTGGCTGTTCACCGGGCAAAATCCGGCTCTGATCGAAAGACTCGTCGTCCTCAGCGTTCCTCATCCCGGCGCCATCATGAAGGAATTGCTCCCCTGGAACCATCCTGTCGCACAGTCCCGGGCCAGCGCCTACGCCACGCGGTTCTTCGCTCGAGGCGGAGGCGACAATCTGACAGCAGAAGATTTGGCGTATTGGGTCGTCGATCCGGACGTCAAGCGTCGCTACATCGAGGCTTTCGCGAAATCGTCGATCTTGTCCATGATGAGTTATTACAAGGCCAACTACAGCTTCTCACAGTTTGCGCTCAACCTCGTCGATCCAACCCTGAAGAAAATCTACGACGCCTTGATCAAATGCCCGGTCTTGCATGTGCACGGACTCGAGGAGACCCATGCCTTGCTTAGCACTCTTGATTTGGAAAAATCATGGATGGAAACTCCCGAAAACCTGACGGTCAAAATCGTTCCCGGAGTAGGCCACTTCATTCAGCATGAAGCGAGCGACTATCTGAACCAGACGATTTCCTCCTGGCTGAAAGGTTCAGGAGACTGA